Proteins encoded together in one Impatiens glandulifera chromosome 1, dImpGla2.1, whole genome shotgun sequence window:
- the LOC124919364 gene encoding BTB/POZ domain-containing protein At5g66560-like, producing the protein MEIEKQSSKGQAWFCTTGLPSDIVIEVGDIIFHLHKFPLISKSRKLHQLISEQETISATLLEEENEDDDDDQRHCRITLPDFPGGSDAFEGAAKFCYGVKIDLSSSNVAFLRCAAEFLEMTDEYSEDNLISKTERFLSQSVLKSVKDSINTLKSCEGLIPMAEDLDIVHRCIEFISVRASVSDPSLFGWPVNETGGRRKPTGKSVETGTWLDELVLLSLPFFKRLILAMRGRDLNPEIIENSLLYYAKRYIPGINRNSRKSSSSSSSISSSSIPSECEQRDILETIVSNLPLENSSKSPTVTRFLFGLLRMANILKSDTCQSALEKKIGSQLEQATLDDLLIPSYSYLNETLYDIECMERILGNFLDGLDKRSAARIEGEDENSGVRSAALMLVGKLIDGYLSEIASDSNLKPEKFYELAVALPDHSRLFDDGLYRSVDVYLKAHPWLTEAEREKICGLMDCQKLTLEACTHAAQNERLPIRSVVQVLFFEQLQLREVIAGTLTAPAEVDDDNGSEAVIMRPRRRTAVRENHNHQVLRLDMDSMRSRVHELERECSSMKAAIESIDKVPVVAGGSDSPGPGGEGWKSSLGKKFGCKFKTQVCDSHQPTTVVETRKVRNRSHRRR; encoded by the exons ATGGAAATCGAGAAACAATCATCCAAGGGACAAGCGTG GTTCTGCACCACAGGTCTACCTAGCGACATAGTAATCGAAGTCGGCGATATCATCTTCCATCTTCATAAG TTTCCCCTCATTTCCAAGAGCAGAAAGCTACACCAGTTAATCTCCGAACAAGAGACGATTTCCGCTACTTTACTAGAAGAAGAGAATGAGGACGACGATGATGATCAGCGTCACTGTCGTATCACTCTTCCGGATTTCCCGGGAGGTTCAGATGCATTCGAAGGTGCTGCCAAGTTCTGTTACGGTGTTAAGATCGATCTATCTTCTTCCAATGTAGCTTTTCTCCGTTGCGCTGCGGAATTTCTGGAGATGACTGATGAGTATTCGGAGGATAATCTTATTTCCAAAACGGAGCGGTTTCTCTCACAATCGGTACTCAAGAGTGTTAAGGACTCAATCAATACATTAAAATCATGTGAAGGATTGATTCCAATGGCGGAAGATCTTGATATTGTACATAGATGTATTGAATTTATTTCTGTCAGAGCTTCCGTATCTGATCCTTCTCTTTTTGGCTGGCCGGTGAACGAAACTGGCGGACGTCGGAAACCTACCGGTAAATCTGTGGAGACTGGAACTTGGTTAGACGAATTAGTCCTTCTGAGTCTACCGTTTTTCAAACGTCTAATACTAGCAATGCGAGGTAGAGATCTGAATCCAGAGATTATAGAGAACAGTCTGCTTTATTACGCGAAGAGATATATTCCAGGTATAAATCGTAATAGTaggaaatcatcatcatcatcttcttcaatttcatcatcttctATACCATCGGAATGTGAGCAGAGAGATATCTTAGAAACTATAGTTTCAAATCTCCCCCTTGAAAACAGCTCGAAATCACCAACCGTCACCAGATTCCTATTCGGATTACTGAGAATGGCGAACATATTGAAATCCGATACCTGTCAATCTGCATTGGAGAAGAAGATAGGATCGCAGCTTGAACAGGCGACATTGGACGATCTTCTGATACCGAGTTATTCATATCTAAACGAGACGTTATACGATATAGAATGTATGGAGAGGATCTTAGGAAACTTCTTAGATGGATTGGATAAGAGATCGGCGGCGAGAATCGAAGGGGAAGATGAGAATAGTGGCGTTAGATCCGCCGCGTTAATGCTAGTCGGTAAATTAATCGACGGTTACTTATCGGAAATTGCTTCCGATTCAAATTTGAAACCAGAGAAATTCTACGAACTTGCTGTTGCTCTTCCTGATCATTCAAGATTATTCGACGACGGTCTTTATCGATCAGTAGATGTTTATCTTAAG GCGCATCCATGGCTGACGGAGGCGGAACGGGAGAAGATCTGCGGATTAATGGATTGTCAGAAACTAACGCTTGAAGCCTGCACTCATGCAGCGCAGAATGAACGTTTGCCTATCCGTTCAGTAGTTCAGGTGCTGTTCTTCGAACAGCTCCAGCTCCGAGAAGTCATTGCCGGAACCCTAACCGCTCCGGCGGAGGTTGATGATGATAATGGATCAGAGGCTGTCATTATGAGGCCACGGCGGAGGACGGCGGTGAGAGAGAATCATAATCATCAGGTGCTTCGTTTGGATATGGATAGTATGAGATCGAGAGTACATGAACTAGAGAGAGAATGTTCATCGATGAAGGCGGCGATCGAGAGCATTGATAAAGTTCCGGTGGTGGCGGGTGGAAGTGATTCTCCGGGACCGGGAGGAGAAGGATGGAAGAGTTCGCTGGGGAAGAAATTTGGGTGTAAATTCAAAACGCAGGTTTGTGATTCGCATCAACCAACAACGGTTGTTGAAACGCGAAAAGTACGGAACCGCAGCCATCGCCGGCGGTAA